The proteins below are encoded in one region of Aspergillus nidulans FGSC A4 chromosome III:
- a CDS encoding uncharacterized protein (transcript_id=CADANIAT00005422) yields the protein MPYNTRRKSLSLPLLGIHLPNTSRRSPSTSKPPHATDENTPPSKKVKRSHDSASTSPEPTDRGSNPSRPSATVRPSGRRATLEQTPPQSPTDGGVASKIDLDGINDDIVVGVIEQLEKTANRPHLVKELAAVLITSNDNVANSANPAALLSSRLSAYMKRPWTALAPCPLAKELIPIHPRKVYYYLTTQARQPIPESSDDVIIPGIDGKVLTPSASSVDDDEDVMARQRSPSPEVDLSSPDFEDGDIDLDGSSSAAHSSSFSDHRHARLFHSHRATSPPLEGDEKEFTQTASAVRERASEQKASQLAQAKGGYSALTEALQGLDDMSMSISGTPVDDSPLSSFGDDQMAHTQTNYLSEEHQEQSRLQQHLQQQDLCENAAAAAALFGTSPSPSLTSVALSISSGTSAPSDDGSDIESGPGSLGTAPRIALPEDPSLARMSTLKRSIDMLDDELPDLDMRMSDLADADDKIAVNAMMPLNPPSEMALDSWRELQSPESVNVDELDEMFDEI from the exons ATGCCCTACAACACTCGTCGCAAGTCCTTGTCTCTTCCTCTATTGGGAATTCATCTTCCAAACACATCTCGCCGCTCCCCTTCTACATCAAAACCGCCTCACGCGACCGACGAGAATACTCCTCCTTCCAAAAAGGTTAAGAGATCGCACGACTCGGCGTCGACGTCGCCAGAGCCTACAGACCGTGGCTCAAATCCAAGCAGACCCTCGGCCACTGTTCGTCCATCTGGTCGACGCGCGACACTGGAACAAACACCTCCCCAGTCCCCTACTGACGGTGGTGTCGCATCCAAGATCGACCTCGATGGGATAAACGACGATATCGTGGTGGGCGTGATTGAGCAGTTGGAAAAGACGGCTAATCGCCCACATTTGGTCAAAGAGCTGGCTGCGGTCCTCATTACATCTAACGATAATGTGGCAAA TTCCGCGAACCCTGCTGCCTTATTGTCTTCTCGCCTGAGCGCTTATATGAAGCGTCCTTGGACGGCACTGGCGCCATGCCCCTTGGCTAAGGAGCTCATTCCTATACACCCGCGAAAGGTGTATTACTATCTCACTACACAAGCTCGCCAGCCCATTCCTGAGAGCTCGGACGATGTTATCATACCCGGTATTGATGGCAAAGTCCTGACGCCCAGTGCCTCCAGTgtggacgatgatgaggacgtcATGGCTCGGCAACGCTCCCCGAGTCCTGAGGTCGATCTGTCTTCACCTGATTTCGAGGACGGGGACATAGACCTGGACGGATCGAGCAGCGCGGCGCATAGCTCAAGTTTTTCTGATCATCGCCACGCGCGCTTGTTTCACTCGCACCGTGCCACTTCTCCGCCGCTTGAAGGCGATGAGAAGGAGTTTACGCAGACGGCTAGCGCTGTTCGCGAGCGGGCCTCCGAGCAAAAAGCAAGCCAACTTGCGCAAGCGAAAGGTGGATACTCGGCCCTCACCGAGGCTCTTCAGGGGTTGGATGACATGAGCATGAGCATCTCCGGGACACCGGTTGATGATAgccctctctcctcctttgGCGACGACCAGATGGCGCACACCCAGACCAACTACCTCTCAGAGGAGCACCAGGAGCAGTCTCGTCTCCAACAacacctgcagcagcaggacCTGTGTGAAaacgctgccgctgccgctgctctttTCGGCACTTCCCCCTCTCCGTCCCTCACCTCTGTCGCGTTGTCCATCTCGTCTGGCACGAGTGCGCCTTCAGATGACGGATCAGATATCGAAAGCGGTCCTGGCTCTCTCGGGACTGCTCCGCGTATCGCTCTTCCGGAAGACCCGAGCCTGGCGCGCATGTCGACTCTGAAAAGGTCAATAGACATGCTGGACGATGAACTCCCGGACCTAGACATGAGAATGTCTGATCTCGCCGATGCAGACGATAAGATAGCTGTGAATGCTATGATGCCTCTAAACCCTCCATCTGAGATGGCTCTCGACTCATGGCGCGAGTTGCAAAGTCCGGAGAGCGTGAACGTTGACGAACTCGACGAGATGTTCGACGAGATCTAA